The candidate division KSB1 bacterium genome has a window encoding:
- a CDS encoding SBBP repeat-containing protein, giving the protein MKMDNYWFWLWRIKCGIYIIKVLKLAVQRLKPKTAALFTGLLILVLQVPIFAQDLQWAIQIGGTGLDQGLAIATDSEGNVYVTGTFADLVVFGKGQASEITLTSAGSTDIFAAKFTTLGELIWAKRAGGSTIDHGQDIVVQNSGSVYIAGIFQSSATFGSGELNETTLTSFGNTDIFVAKLKNDGELDWVKQAGGTDGMDQEGLAVDSDGNVYLSGAFFHPAIFGSGDPNETMLNGVDSESASNDAFLAKYASDGEFIWVKQTGGSGSDHGTDVASDEAGNIYAIGYFSTPGTIGIGEPTETTIPKSFVARFSNDGELAWAKDILGSSVGPRNIVVDRFGDIFLTGEFAGSVTFAAGEINEITFTAPGNVITNIFIAKYDSVGVLMWAKRIGGLVGGLGQTFSPSIDVDSSGSSFLTGGFHGSVIFGPGEINETSLEPFDDQSDIFVAKYIVDGTFSWVVRNGSSNSDLGKGIAVDLSGSILATGHFRELSTFGINNVNETTLTSAGGPDIFVARFLNNEQFGLVFRVERSTGDVFADGSFIPDGADMAERINVSEPVEPGDVVELDPTVTRILS; this is encoded by the coding sequence ATGAAAATGGATAATTACTGGTTTTGGTTGTGGCGTATTAAGTGCGGGATTTACATAATAAAAGTGTTAAAACTGGCAGTTCAACGACTAAAGCCGAAAACTGCAGCTTTGTTTACCGGCCTTCTCATATTAGTTTTGCAAGTTCCTATTTTTGCACAAGACCTGCAGTGGGCCATTCAAATCGGTGGAACAGGGTTAGATCAAGGTCTTGCAATTGCAACCGATAGTGAGGGCAACGTTTATGTGACAGGTACCTTTGCCGATTTAGTAGTTTTTGGAAAGGGCCAAGCTAGCGAAATAACTCTAACAAGCGCTGGTTCTACTGATATATTTGCAGCAAAATTCACTACTCTTGGTGAATTGATATGGGCCAAGCGTGCGGGCGGAAGTACTATTGACCATGGACAAGACATTGTAGTCCAAAACTCTGGCAGCGTTTACATTGCTGGTATATTTCAAAGCTCGGCTACTTTCGGCTCTGGGGAGCTAAACGAAACCACGCTTACATCTTTCGGAAATACAGATATCTTTGTAGCGAAGTTAAAAAACGACGGCGAACTGGATTGGGTGAAACAGGCCGGAGGTACCGATGGAATGGATCAGGAAGGCCTTGCGGTTGATAGTGATGGCAATGTATACTTATCAGGTGCTTTCTTTCATCCGGCAATTTTTGGCTCCGGTGATCCGAACGAAACTATGTTGAACGGCGTCGACAGTGAAAGTGCTAGTAACGATGCTTTCTTAGCTAAATATGCTAGCGATGGAGAATTTATCTGGGTCAAACAGACAGGTGGATCTGGGTCTGACCACGGAACCGACGTTGCATCGGACGAAGCAGGTAATATCTATGCAATCGGTTACTTCAGTACCCCTGGCACAATTGGAATTGGTGAACCAACCGAGACCACAATCCCCAAGAGTTTTGTGGCCAGATTCTCCAATGATGGCGAACTCGCGTGGGCGAAGGATATCTTAGGATCTAGCGTTGGTCCCAGAAATATTGTTGTTGACCGGTTTGGGGATATCTTCCTCACTGGTGAATTTGCCGGATCTGTCACATTTGCTGCTGGTGAGATAAATGAAATCACATTTACGGCCCCAGGCAATGTTATAACAAATATTTTTATTGCCAAGTACGACAGTGTCGGCGTTCTGATGTGGGCAAAACGAATTGGTGGGTTAGTTGGTGGGTTAGGTCAAACTTTCAGCCCCAGTATTGACGTAGACTCCTCTGGAAGTAGTTTCCTGACAGGCGGATTCCATGGATCCGTCATCTTTGGCCCTGGCGAAATCAATGAAACATCTCTAGAACCGTTTGATGACCAGTCTGATATTTTTGTTGCCAAATATATAGTTGACGGAACTTTTTCATGGGTAGTACGGAACGGCAGTTCAAATAGCGATCTCGGCAAGGGAATAGCCGTTGATTTGTCAGGCTCAATTCTCGCAACGGGTCATTTTCGCGAATTATCAACATTTGGTATAAATAATGTTAACGAAACAACTTTGACTAGTGCAGGAGGACCCGATATATTTGTCGCTCGTTTCCTGAACAATGAACAATTCGGGCTGGTATTCCGTGTAGAACGCTCCACCGGTGATGTGTTCGCTGACGGCTCCTTCATTCCTGACGGCGCCGACATGGCCGAGCGTATCAATGTTTCCGAACCTGTCGAACCTGGCGACGTTGTTGAGCTCGATCCTACCGTAACCCGGATATTATCGTAA
- a CDS encoding CDP-alcohol phosphatidyltransferase family protein: MAKLNIPPEERRIWTVSNFFTISRILALPFILLLIKAPATTENQIYLGIVLVWTFASDFLDGYIARKLNQVSVMGKILDPLADKIVTIFAALFTFLYKGMPLWIVVVIIARDVIILAMSFIVMRKKQFITVSNIYGKWAVTFIGLLIISYMFEASFLYFPLTILAMASVLITIISYGRNFIHTLHV; this comes from the coding sequence ATGGCAAAACTAAACATCCCACCCGAAGAACGGCGAATCTGGACGGTCTCTAACTTTTTTACAATCAGCAGAATACTGGCTTTGCCATTCATCCTGTTATTGATTAAAGCGCCCGCGACTACAGAGAACCAAATTTATCTTGGTATCGTTCTAGTTTGGACTTTTGCCTCGGATTTTTTAGATGGTTATATCGCCCGAAAACTGAACCAGGTTTCTGTGATGGGGAAAATCTTAGATCCACTGGCTGATAAGATTGTCACTATATTTGCCGCACTCTTTACATTTCTATATAAAGGGATGCCATTATGGATTGTAGTGGTTATTATTGCACGCGATGTGATTATCCTGGCCATGTCATTTATTGTCATGCGAAAGAAACAATTTATTACGGTCAGTAACATTTACGGAAAATGGGCGGTTACATTTATCGGGTTGTTAATCATCAGTTATATGTTTGAAGCATCTTTTCTTTATTTTCCTTTGACTATCTTGGCCATGGCTAGTGTCTTAATTACGATTATTTCTTATGGGCGTAATTTTATACATACGTTGCATGTTTAG
- a CDS encoding four helix bundle protein — translation MRDHTKLRAFELADELALIMYQATKERPEKVLGALIRAMRKT, via the coding sequence ATGCGAGATCATACGAAGCTTCGAGCTTTTGAGTTAGCCGACGAATTGGCATTGATAATGTATCAAGCAACTAAAGAGAGACCTGAAAAGGTCTTAGGCGCTTTGATTAGAGCAATGCGCAAAACCTAA
- a CDS encoding sodium-dependent transporter — MESSREKWGSKAGFILAASGSAVGLGNIWKYPYIAGENGGAAFTMVYLICIAVVGLPILLSEFVIGRKTQLSPVGAFEKLVPKTKWKLIGFLGVASAFVILSFYSVIGGWTIKYIYLAISTGFESLSGNPEAAGEVFNAFTSSTWEPLFWHIIFMSLTIFIIVKGVKGGIEKWSKIMMPMIVIILILLVIRGLTLPGGMKGIEFLFSPKFSDLTPQSIVLALGHSFFTISLGMGTMITYGSYLGKDQNLLKSGIIVIGVDTAIALLAGIAIFTAVFALGADPGQGPGLVFAVLPTVFPNIPGGGQLWGGLFFFVLFLAALTSAISILEVVTAYFIDQKGWSRSKATYTFGGVIFVVGILCSLYSNVFGFLDAASSKYMLPIGGLLTAIFIVYRWGLPKFLDEIMEGRVGKRPSTMVVKVIFIIAVVVVFFIIVNEIVQVITGSPIIG; from the coding sequence ATGGAATCAAGCCGGGAAAAATGGGGCAGTAAAGCAGGTTTCATACTTGCAGCTTCTGGCTCTGCGGTAGGATTAGGAAATATCTGGAAATACCCCTATATTGCCGGAGAAAACGGCGGCGCTGCTTTTACTATGGTTTATCTCATTTGTATTGCAGTTGTTGGACTGCCAATCCTGTTAAGTGAGTTTGTTATCGGGCGGAAAACACAATTGAGCCCTGTCGGGGCTTTCGAAAAATTAGTGCCAAAAACCAAATGGAAGCTTATTGGATTTTTAGGAGTGGCCTCCGCTTTTGTTATTCTTTCCTTCTACAGTGTGATTGGCGGCTGGACGATCAAGTATATATATTTAGCGATCTCGACCGGCTTTGAAAGCTTATCCGGAAACCCGGAAGCTGCAGGTGAGGTTTTTAATGCGTTTACTTCCAGTACCTGGGAGCCACTTTTTTGGCATATAATATTCATGTCACTTACTATATTTATTATTGTAAAAGGCGTCAAAGGAGGTATTGAGAAGTGGAGTAAAATCATGATGCCAATGATTGTAATTATTCTGATTTTATTGGTCATCCGCGGATTAACCCTGCCGGGCGGAATGAAGGGAATAGAGTTTTTATTCTCACCCAAGTTTAGCGATCTCACGCCTCAAAGTATTGTTCTTGCGCTTGGCCATTCCTTTTTTACGATTAGTTTAGGAATGGGGACTATGATTACTTACGGGAGTTATTTAGGCAAAGATCAGAACTTGCTCAAATCAGGGATTATCGTAATTGGGGTAGATACCGCTATTGCGCTGTTGGCAGGCATAGCCATTTTTACCGCGGTTTTTGCTCTTGGTGCAGATCCAGGTCAGGGTCCAGGTTTAGTCTTTGCTGTATTGCCGACTGTTTTCCCAAATATTCCTGGTGGCGGGCAGTTGTGGGGCGGGTTATTCTTTTTCGTTCTTTTTCTTGCAGCCCTCACATCAGCGATTTCAATTCTGGAAGTAGTTACAGCTTATTTTATTGATCAAAAAGGTTGGAGCCGTTCAAAGGCGACTTATACTTTTGGCGGTGTGATTTTCGTGGTGGGTATCCTTTGTTCGCTCTATAGCAACGTCTTTGGTTTTCTCGATGCCGCTTCATCAAAGTATATGCTCCCCATTGGCGGTTTGCTTACAGCCATATTCATTGTTTACCGCTGGGGTCTTCCCAAATTTCTAGATGAAATAATGGAAGGACGCGTCGGGAAACGGCCTTCCACTATGGTTGTTAAAGTGATATTTATCATTGCCGTAGTTGTAGTCTTTTTTATTATAGTCAATGAAATCGTTCAAGTGATAACTGGCTCTCCAATCATAGGATAA